The following coding sequences are from one Clostridioides difficile ATCC 9689 = DSM 1296 window:
- a CDS encoding bifunctional diguanylate cyclase/phosphodiesterase, with product MDVINLIDELDEIVYVSSLDTYELLYINEIGKKAMGLNDISHLKCYKALQGKDSPCEFCTNSILKEDEYYIWENTNTRTNRHFILKDKLIKWEGKHARLEIALDITEKEDISKSIAEKLEIKELLVGCIKHLITESNFSDAVNLVLTNIGKFHKADRAYVFEVSEDRTKVTNTYEWCNEGVDEQKQALTNLDINELKNWFLLFEQKGFVIIDDIENIKEEQPIEYEILKPQKIESLMTSSLKQDDKVVGFIGVDNPHKAVGDTSLLTSLSYFLLTEMKKRKVENKLNYMSYYDFLTGAYNRNKYIKYIDNFQKGKVKSIGVVFVDINGLKDINDNFGHANGDSAIVSACVIIKKYFHSYNVYRIGGDEFVVLCEDISKQLFEELVSWLSEEFKDEMIYSVAVGSIWSDDNIDIHKLIKVADERMYQDKKRYYNKNKLRNNEMKVISDLADSTNNILFKHKELVDKVYFDDLMIKGYSKAYEKLAYNTYDIILSICIDTNLITPIYQSESNIFSFPIKENLEKTFSYIKKYLIHPDDIILFNDNHLLKSLDSLNNSKQDDLELNFEYRRLGIDKKYYWALIYMLKISSKNKLGEKQTHILVAIKNIDYLMQLHKNQKDTLTGLYNYESFCEQISLMLKRYPDKRYAIIMMDIDKFKVINDIYGVRGGDKALIYVAELIQKNIGSNGICCRMYADVFCIFYESYSDRDIHKVIYKIKNSLNRKKFEYMLVPCFGVYRILDNHIPITNACEMAGYAHKKVKKQSINNYIFYDDTIRNDALEEKQMEREMEYALENGQFHVYLQPKYNLNANKIVGAEALVRWVHPEKGIIPPIKFISLFEKNGFIIRLDMYVWEQVCSLIRKWIDLGEEPVPISVNVSRLHLHNPHFKEIVLSLINKYSIPKSFLELELTESLFIKNIKLFTKIIADLRMDGIVLNMDDFGSAYSSLNMLKNINIDTLKIDCGFFNEEGITDREKIVLKHTIAMAKDLDMDVVAEGVETKEQAEFLVSLDCVVIQGYYYCKPIPSADFEKLLYQK from the coding sequence ATGGATGTAATAAATTTAATAGATGAGTTGGATGAAATTGTATATGTTTCTTCTTTAGATACATATGAACTTTTATATATTAATGAAATTGGGAAAAAGGCAATGGGACTTAATGATATATCCCATTTAAAATGTTATAAAGCATTACAGGGGAAAGATTCTCCCTGCGAATTTTGTACAAACTCTATTTTAAAAGAAGATGAATATTACATATGGGAAAATACGAATACTCGAACAAATAGACATTTTATATTAAAGGACAAGTTAATTAAATGGGAGGGCAAACATGCACGATTAGAAATAGCTCTTGATATTACAGAAAAGGAAGATATAAGTAAGTCAATAGCAGAAAAATTAGAGATAAAGGAGTTATTAGTTGGATGTATTAAACATCTTATAACAGAATCTAATTTTTCTGATGCTGTAAATCTTGTATTAACCAATATTGGTAAATTTCATAAAGCTGATAGAGCATATGTTTTTGAAGTATCAGAAGATAGAACAAAAGTAACTAATACATATGAATGGTGCAATGAAGGTGTTGATGAACAAAAACAGGCACTAACAAATCTTGATATTAATGAATTAAAGAATTGGTTTTTATTATTCGAACAAAAAGGTTTTGTAATAATTGATGATATAGAAAATATAAAAGAAGAACAGCCAATAGAATATGAAATTTTAAAACCTCAAAAAATTGAAAGTTTAATGACATCTTCACTAAAACAAGATGATAAAGTAGTAGGGTTTATTGGAGTTGATAATCCACATAAAGCTGTTGGAGATACCTCTCTTTTGACATCCCTATCTTATTTTTTATTAACTGAGATGAAAAAAAGAAAAGTAGAAAATAAATTAAATTATATGAGCTACTATGACTTCTTGACTGGTGCATATAATAGAAATAAATATATTAAGTATATAGATAATTTTCAAAAAGGAAAAGTTAAATCCATAGGAGTTGTATTTGTAGATATAAATGGGTTAAAAGATATTAATGATAACTTTGGACATGCTAATGGCGATTCTGCTATTGTGTCAGCATGTGTAATAATAAAAAAATACTTTCATTCTTATAATGTTTACCGTATTGGAGGAGATGAGTTTGTTGTATTATGTGAAGATATATCAAAACAACTATTTGAAGAATTAGTGAGTTGGTTAAGTGAAGAATTTAAGGATGAGATGATATATAGTGTAGCAGTGGGCAGTATTTGGAGTGACGATAATATTGATATACATAAGCTAATTAAAGTTGCTGATGAGAGAATGTACCAAGATAAGAAGAGGTATTATAATAAGAACAAACTTAGAAATAATGAAATGAAAGTAATTAGTGACTTAGCTGATTCGACGAATAATATTTTATTTAAACATAAAGAGTTAGTTGATAAGGTTTATTTTGATGATTTAATGATAAAAGGGTATTCTAAAGCTTATGAAAAATTAGCTTATAATACATATGATATAATTTTATCTATTTGCATTGATACGAATTTAATTACTCCAATTTATCAATCAGAGAGCAATATTTTTAGTTTTCCTATAAAGGAAAATCTTGAAAAAACTTTTTCATACATAAAAAAATATTTAATTCATCCTGATGATATAATATTATTTAATGATAACCACCTTCTAAAATCTCTTGATAGTCTTAATAATAGCAAGCAAGACGATTTAGAACTAAATTTTGAGTATAGACGTTTAGGAATAGATAAAAAGTACTATTGGGCATTAATTTATATGTTAAAGATTAGTAGTAAAAATAAGTTAGGTGAGAAACAAACACATATTTTAGTTGCTATAAAAAATATAGATTATCTTATGCAACTACATAAAAACCAAAAAGATACATTAACAGGACTATACAATTATGAAAGTTTTTGTGAACAAATAAGTTTAATGCTTAAAAGATATCCTGACAAGCGTTATGCAATTATAATGATGGATATAGATAAGTTCAAGGTAATTAATGACATTTATGGAGTTAGAGGAGGAGATAAAGCTTTAATATATGTTGCAGAGTTGATTCAAAAAAACATTGGTTCTAATGGTATATGTTGTCGTATGTATGCAGATGTATTTTGCATTTTTTATGAGAGTTACTCTGATAGAGATATTCATAAGGTAATTTATAAGATTAAAAATAGCTTAAATAGAAAAAAATTTGAATATATGTTAGTACCATGTTTTGGGGTTTATAGAATTTTGGATAATCATATTCCAATTACAAATGCGTGTGAAATGGCAGGATATGCTCACAAAAAAGTAAAGAAACAAAGTATCAATAACTATATATTTTATGATGATACTATAAGAAATGATGCACTTGAAGAAAAACAGATGGAAAGGGAAATGGAATACGCACTTGAAAATGGGCAATTCCATGTATATTTACAACCTAAGTATAATCTTAATGCAAATAAAATTGTTGGTGCAGAAGCATTGGTTAGATGGGTTCATCCAGAAAAAGGTATAATACCTCCAATTAAATTTATTTCACTATTTGAGAAGAATGGGTTTATTATCAGATTAGATATGTATGTATGGGAACAAGTATGTTCTTTGATTAGAAAATGGATAGATTTAGGTGAAGAGCCAGTTCCTATCTCTGTAAATGTATCAAGATTACATTTGCATAATCCACATTTTAAAGAAATTGTTTTAAGTTTAATAAATAAATATAGTATACCAAAATCTTTTTTAGAATTAGAGCTTACAGAAAGTTTATTTATTAAAAATATAAAATTATTTACTAAGATAATAGCCGACCTTAGAATGGATGGTATTGTTTTAAATATGGATGACTTTGGTTCAGCATATTCTTCATTAAATATGTTAAAAAATATTAATATTGATACATTAAAGATAGATTGTGGTTTCTTTAATGAGGAAGGAATCACAGACAGAGAAAAAATAGTTTTAAAGCACACTATAGCCATGGCAAAAGATTTAGATATGGATGTAGTGGCAGAAGGTGTAGAGACAAAAGAACAAGCTGAATTTTTAGTGAGTTTAGATTGTGTGGTAATTCAAGGTTATTATTATTGTAAGCCTATTCCAAGTGCTGATTTTGAGAAGTTACTTTATCAAAAATAA
- a CDS encoding D-alanyl-D-alanine carboxypeptidase family protein: MEDEILKGKIKQLTILALIFIFITPVFAFADTPPVPNSSRAALLIDQETKRILFEKNIDEKMPLASLSKMMTFLLAIEAVDKNQVKETDMVKIDKSTASVGGSTCKLKDGDEISLGELMQGLMLVSGNDAAIAIAKHIGKTEKNFVNMMNKKAEEIGMIDTYYFNPNGLPIYTDPEHKEPPIENMSTAHDIVTLGKYMYDHYENQVTRITTMQVYNDTKKDFTHYNTNPLLVSVPGVDGIKTGYTDNAGYCLAFSMMVPKDAKNERNHRLIGVVLGDGNKKNRISSSATLLKYGKDNFHSKKIAHKGDIIETPCVDGIDDFKITVKVDKDLYGVVSDNENINPKVVFKNMNYPIHKGDIVGVAKYYNDSGKFVGSVDVKSESNIGCIPLKDKIKIKVAKINKKLEIKNSVCFKA, from the coding sequence ATGGAGGACGAGATTTTGAAAGGAAAAATAAAACAGTTAACAATACTTGCATTAATTTTTATATTTATAACTCCTGTATTTGCATTTGCAGATACTCCACCAGTACCAAATTCTTCAAGAGCAGCACTACTTATAGACCAGGAAACTAAAAGAATATTATTTGAAAAAAACATTGATGAAAAAATGCCATTAGCGAGTTTAAGTAAAATGATGACCTTTTTATTGGCAATAGAAGCAGTTGATAAAAATCAAGTTAAAGAGACTGATATGGTGAAAATAGACAAGTCTACAGCTTCAGTAGGAGGTTCTACTTGTAAACTTAAAGATGGTGATGAAATATCTCTAGGAGAGCTTATGCAGGGTCTAATGCTAGTATCTGGAAATGATGCTGCTATAGCCATAGCTAAACATATTGGTAAAACTGAAAAGAATTTTGTAAATATGATGAACAAGAAAGCAGAAGAAATAGGAATGATTGATACGTATTATTTTAATCCAAATGGGCTTCCTATATATACTGACCCAGAACATAAAGAACCTCCTATTGAAAATATGTCAACTGCTCACGATATAGTTACACTTGGAAAGTATATGTACGACCATTATGAAAATCAAGTTACAAGAATAACCACTATGCAAGTATATAATGATACTAAAAAGGATTTTACACATTATAACACAAATCCTCTGCTTGTTTCAGTACCTGGTGTTGATGGAATAAAGACAGGATATACAGATAATGCTGGATATTGCCTTGCATTTTCTATGATGGTACCTAAAGATGCTAAAAACGAAAGAAATCATAGATTGATAGGTGTTGTACTTGGTGATGGTAACAAGAAAAATAGAATTTCTTCTTCTGCTACTTTATTGAAATATGGTAAAGATAATTTCCATTCTAAAAAGATAGCACATAAGGGTGATATTATAGAGACTCCTTGTGTTGATGGTATTGATGATTTTAAGATAACAGTTAAGGTTGATAAAGATTTGTATGGTGTTGTTTCAGATAACGAGAATATCAATCCTAAGGTAGTGTTTAAAAATATGAATTATCCTATCCATAAGGGAGATATTGTTGGTGTTGCAAAGTATTATAATGACTCTGGTAAATTTGTTGGAAGTGTTGATGTAAAAAGTGAAAGTAATATAGGATGTATTCCTTTGAAGGATAAGATTAAGATTAAGGTTGCTAAGATAAATAAAAAACTTGAGATTAAAAATTCTGTTTGTTTTAAAGCATAG
- a CDS encoding response regulator, which produces MEIKPLVLIVEDDKPICKFIKVSLETQNYRCVETDNGGTAISLIHSLDPDLIILDLGLPDIDGIEVIGRVRACAKTNKIIVVSAREHERDKVEALDGGADDYLTKPFSVTELLARVRVALRNKAQQDNINNDAPKSFEVKNLKIDYENHIVSINGEEIHLTPIEYKIIELMSKYSGRVLTHKFIIDKVWGNYYESENQSLRVFMASIRRKIEKNPAQPEYILTEVGVGYRMADE; this is translated from the coding sequence GTGGAAATAAAGCCATTAGTTCTAATTGTAGAAGATGATAAGCCAATTTGTAAATTTATAAAAGTATCTCTTGAAACTCAAAATTATAGGTGTGTAGAGACAGATAATGGAGGAACAGCTATATCACTTATACATTCTCTTGACCCAGATTTGATAATTTTGGATTTAGGACTACCAGATATTGATGGGATTGAGGTAATAGGACGAGTTAGGGCATGTGCAAAGACTAATAAAATAATTGTTGTTTCAGCGAGAGAGCATGAGAGGGATAAGGTGGAAGCTTTAGATGGAGGAGCAGACGATTATTTAACTAAACCTTTTAGTGTAACAGAGCTTTTGGCTAGAGTACGTGTGGCTCTTAGAAATAAAGCTCAACAGGATAATATAAATAATGATGCTCCAAAGTCTTTTGAAGTTAAAAACCTAAAGATAGATTATGAAAATCATATTGTGTCAATTAATGGTGAAGAAATACATTTAACTCCAATCGAATATAAGATTATTGAGTTGATGTCTAAGTATTCAGGAAGAGTCTTAACCCATAAGTTTATAATAGATAAAGTTTGGGGAAATTACTATGAAAGTGAGAATCAGTCGCTTAGAGTTTTTATGGCAAGTATAAGAAGGAAAATTGAAAAGAATCCTGCTCAGCCAGAATATATTTTGACTGAGGTTGGGGTAGGTTACCGTATGGCGGATGAATAG
- a CDS encoding threonine/serine exporter family protein has product MHLFIEVIAAFFTALSFGVLFNMKGKNLILAGIGGSIAWFSYKFLLNMGVTENLCFFIATVCFAIYCELCARIYMTPATTLSVCCLIILVPGYGIYNTMYSVLTNNYIKAVEYGVSTLSCASSIALGLVFITTVFRKVNLYGVLTKIKENEKYKKSINKIKQQK; this is encoded by the coding sequence GTGCATTTGTTTATAGAAGTAATAGCAGCTTTTTTTACTGCCTTAAGCTTTGGAGTGCTATTTAATATGAAAGGAAAAAACTTAATACTAGCAGGAATAGGTGGAAGTATAGCTTGGTTTTCGTATAAATTTCTTTTAAATATGGGAGTAACAGAAAACTTATGTTTTTTTATAGCTACAGTTTGTTTTGCGATATACTGTGAGTTATGTGCAAGAATTTATATGACTCCAGCAACTACATTAAGTGTTTGCTGTTTAATAATATTAGTACCAGGTTATGGAATATATAATACTATGTATTCTGTTTTGACCAATAATTATATAAAAGCTGTAGAATATGGGGTGAGTACATTATCGTGTGCAAGTTCAATTGCATTAGGATTGGTATTTATAACTACTGTATTTAGAAAAGTCAACTTATATGGAGTACTTACAAAGATAAAAGAAAATGAAAAATATAAAAAGAGTATAAATAAAATTAAACAACAAAAATAG
- a CDS encoding DUF4118 domain-containing protein: MKKERLQHEDLKEYDYDEDGYLSKKIIIKDFIKTILVMTIATGISVVFEKVGFNESNIILVYILGVLFATSITYGYFFGILSSVIGVLSFNFFFTHPLYTFLAYRKDYPMTFCIMLMAAIITSTLTSRIKREVRLSHKREKMIRLLYENNKTLLKAKNKNQIIEFCGSNLVNILNRTVIVTIADENNNLGKPSIYICNNDGSENIFHSVLEKEAIKEAFRTGNPVGIGTKYCKNSSAYYFPIKGQESNVLGVIGVACFKIDIITENEKILLEAVSTQVALAIDRENLFEKNKKANLEAERERLRGNLLRSISHDLRTPLTSILGSSSTILENDDVIDKETRVELLKNIYEDTSWLTHSVENILSMTRIDEGKLDIEKRPEVVDEIIAESILRVKKFANSRDIKTNIPDEIIIVHVDVLLIEQVLVNLIDNAIRHTPKNSKIELTVKKESNQVLFEVADNGKGIPNEDIGNIFNRFYTKNKSRNLERRGIGLGLEICKSIVEAHGGEIVAFNNPSGGATFRFSIPMYDEEGKDKWK; this comes from the coding sequence ATGAAAAAGGAACGACTACAACATGAAGACTTAAAAGAGTATGATTATGATGAAGATGGCTATCTCAGTAAAAAGATAATTATTAAGGACTTCATAAAAACTATATTGGTTATGACAATTGCTACTGGAATATCAGTAGTTTTTGAAAAGGTAGGTTTTAATGAATCTAATATTATACTAGTATACATATTAGGTGTACTATTTGCTACAAGTATAACCTATGGATATTTTTTTGGAATACTTTCTTCAGTAATAGGAGTGCTATCATTTAATTTTTTCTTTACGCATCCATTATATACTTTTTTAGCTTATAGAAAAGATTATCCTATGACCTTTTGTATTATGCTAATGGCAGCAATTATAACAAGTACTTTAACTTCTAGGATAAAAAGAGAAGTGAGACTTTCTCATAAGAGAGAAAAAATGATAAGATTGCTCTATGAGAATAACAAAACGTTGCTTAAAGCAAAAAATAAAAATCAAATTATTGAATTTTGTGGGTCTAATTTAGTAAATATATTAAATAGAACTGTAATAGTGACTATTGCAGATGAGAATAATAATCTAGGTAAGCCAAGTATTTATATTTGTAACAATGATGGAAGTGAGAATATATTCCATTCAGTATTAGAAAAGGAAGCTATAAAAGAAGCTTTTAGGACAGGTAATCCAGTTGGAATTGGGACAAAATATTGTAAAAACAGCAGTGCATATTATTTCCCTATAAAAGGTCAAGAATCAAATGTTCTTGGTGTTATAGGTGTTGCGTGTTTTAAGATAGATATTATTACAGAAAATGAAAAGATACTATTAGAAGCAGTTTCAACACAGGTTGCGTTGGCAATTGATAGAGAAAATTTATTTGAGAAAAATAAAAAAGCAAATCTTGAGGCAGAGAGAGAGAGATTAAGAGGAAACTTGCTTAGGTCAATTTCTCATGATTTAAGAACTCCACTTACAAGTATATTGGGTTCATCTTCAACAATACTTGAAAATGATGATGTGATAGATAAAGAAACTAGAGTAGAATTATTGAAAAATATATATGAAGATACGAGTTGGCTAACTCATTCTGTTGAGAATATACTTAGTATGACCAGAATAGATGAAGGAAAATTGGATATTGAAAAACGACCAGAGGTTGTTGATGAAATAATAGCTGAATCTATATTAAGAGTCAAAAAGTTTGCCAATAGTAGAGACATAAAAACAAATATTCCAGATGAGATAATAATCGTTCATGTGGATGTATTATTAATAGAACAAGTGTTAGTAAATCTAATTGATAATGCTATAAGGCATACACCTAAAAATTCTAAGATAGAACTAACTGTAAAAAAAGAGTCAAATCAAGTACTATTTGAAGTTGCAGATAATGGAAAAGGAATACCAAATGAAGATATCGGGAATATTTTTAATAGGTTTTATACTAAGAATAAGTCTAGAAATCTTGAAAGAAGAGGTATTGGTCTTGGATTGGAGATATGTAAATCTATAGTAGAAGCTCATGGTGGAGAAATTGTCGCCTTTAATAATCCTTCTGGAGGAGCTACATTTAGATTTAGCATACCTATGTATGATGAGGAGGGGAAAGACAAGTGGAAATAA
- a CDS encoding sigma 54-interacting transcriptional regulator, whose amino-acid sequence MLRKDKVLLSLHKLCENMTLKDLQSDKTGFTTIEIANHSSLDRSNTSKELNNLYNEKKVLKISSKPILFLHASIIENLIGRTLNSDEFSINNCNELLKSSKNDSEDIFSTLLGHDSSLKLPIEKAKSAILYPPKGLNTLLIGPTGVGKSTFAETMYKYAVESKIFSSESKFVVFNCAEYAENANLLLSNLFGYVKGSFTGANKDKFGIVAQADGGILFLDEIHRLPPEGQEMLFLLMDKGIYRRLGESDIVHKANVFIVCATTEDIHSSLLGTFLRRIPVTINLPALQDRSLKERLSLIKYFFIIESKYTNATIKVHKDVIKSLLLYDCFGNIGQLKSDIQLMSARAFLNYKTGLKDNIEIDLSLVPDYIYIGLLKLNENRSNLNKLSELDYMLFYEFNGNNLEVEYTKELSKYNIDTSNNGFKYSTEIPYLENDIRSMFINYMEKYSTKLLSISSVTHSDYTSNEIFKVINPKIYYAVEHSLKEAEKISRNKYTKQTYIALSMHISALIENINQDTYNPKYNLYNDKIFLDKDLNIAKIVLSIIENDLQTSLPKDEVKFISMFLNSMYLEPNNQSESIGVIILAHGNSTASSMCDVANSLLGTNHCNAIDMPLDVKVSTILDKTIELVKECDEGKGVLLLTDMGSLIAFGELISEKTKIKTRSIEMVSTPIVLEAVRKSTLPEMTLDELANSLSSLNPYIGRAAIDLTEINYPEKSREYVIITTCITGYGSAMKVADFINSSLKNISKYNINLVPHNIESFKMYKNKFSNTKILAVVGSVDFNVANTPFIHIEELLNGYGLDMLNKIIEGTFNANSITNIKETNLSYNSLIINFMTQNLELLDSVKLFNYVNSSLFTIIELIDENLKSKFKLGYILHCSFMIERCFKNTTFPYNNITELISKNHELYSLIREAFKPTEAYFNILIPDEEIAYIIDMINEYLNK is encoded by the coding sequence ATGCTAAGAAAAGATAAAGTTCTATTATCTCTACATAAATTATGTGAAAATATGACTTTAAAAGACCTTCAATCAGATAAAACAGGATTCACTACAATAGAAATTGCTAACCATTCATCTCTTGATAGAAGTAATACCAGTAAAGAATTAAATAACCTATACAATGAAAAAAAAGTTCTGAAAATATCTAGTAAGCCAATTTTATTTCTACATGCTAGTATTATAGAAAATTTAATTGGCCGTACTTTGAACAGTGATGAATTTTCTATAAATAATTGTAATGAGCTACTTAAATCAAGTAAAAATGACTCAGAAGATATTTTTTCAACATTACTTGGACATGATTCTAGTCTTAAACTACCTATAGAAAAAGCTAAATCTGCTATACTCTATCCTCCAAAAGGTCTTAATACGTTACTCATAGGACCTACTGGTGTTGGAAAAAGTACATTTGCCGAAACAATGTACAAATATGCTGTAGAAAGTAAAATCTTTTCTTCTGAAAGCAAATTCGTAGTATTTAACTGTGCTGAATATGCAGAAAATGCTAACTTATTATTAAGTAATTTATTTGGTTATGTCAAAGGTTCTTTTACTGGTGCTAATAAGGATAAATTCGGCATAGTTGCACAGGCTGATGGAGGCATATTATTCTTAGATGAAATACACAGATTACCACCAGAAGGTCAAGAGATGCTTTTTCTTTTGATGGACAAAGGCATATACAGACGATTAGGAGAATCTGACATTGTGCACAAAGCTAATGTCTTTATTGTGTGTGCCACAACAGAAGATATACATTCTTCTCTGCTTGGGACTTTTTTAAGAAGAATCCCTGTTACAATCAACCTACCTGCTTTACAGGATAGGTCTTTAAAAGAAAGATTATCTCTTATTAAATACTTCTTTATTATAGAATCAAAATACACCAATGCAACTATAAAAGTTCACAAAGATGTAATTAAATCATTACTCCTTTATGATTGTTTTGGTAATATAGGTCAGCTTAAATCTGACATACAACTTATGAGTGCAAGAGCCTTCTTAAATTACAAAACTGGACTTAAGGATAATATAGAAATAGATTTATCCCTTGTTCCTGATTACATCTATATTGGTCTTTTAAAATTGAATGAAAATCGTAGTAATCTAAATAAATTATCAGAACTTGATTATATGCTTTTTTATGAATTTAATGGTAATAACTTAGAAGTTGAATATACAAAAGAACTATCTAAATACAATATAGATACATCAAACAATGGATTTAAATACTCTACAGAGATTCCTTATCTGGAAAATGATATAAGGAGTATGTTTATAAATTACATGGAAAAGTACTCTACAAAATTACTTTCGATATCTTCAGTAACTCATTCTGATTATACAAGTAATGAGATTTTTAAAGTAATCAATCCAAAGATTTACTATGCTGTTGAACATTCTTTAAAAGAGGCTGAAAAAATATCGAGAAACAAATACACAAAACAAACTTATATTGCTCTTTCAATGCATATAAGTGCACTTATAGAAAATATAAATCAAGACACATATAATCCTAAGTACAATTTATATAATGATAAAATTTTCTTAGATAAAGATTTAAATATAGCTAAAATAGTTTTAAGTATAATTGAAAATGACTTACAAACATCTTTACCTAAAGATGAAGTAAAATTTATATCCATGTTTCTAAATAGCATGTATCTTGAACCAAACAATCAATCTGAAAGTATAGGAGTCATAATACTTGCTCATGGAAATTCAACAGCAAGCAGTATGTGTGATGTAGCAAATTCATTGCTTGGTACAAACCATTGTAATGCAATTGACATGCCTCTTGATGTAAAAGTAAGTACCATACTTGATAAAACTATAGAGTTGGTAAAAGAATGTGACGAAGGTAAGGGTGTACTTCTTTTAACAGATATGGGCTCTCTTATAGCTTTTGGAGAACTTATTTCAGAAAAAACAAAAATCAAAACTCGCTCAATTGAAATGGTATCTACTCCAATAGTTTTAGAAGCAGTAAGAAAAAGTACACTACCAGAAATGACTTTGGATGAATTAGCTAATTCCTTAAGCTCTTTAAATCCATATATTGGACGAGCAGCAATCGATTTAACAGAAATAAACTATCCTGAAAAGTCAAGAGAGTATGTAATAATAACTACTTGTATAACAGGATATGGTTCAGCTATGAAAGTAGCAGACTTTATAAATTCTTCACTTAAAAATATTAGTAAATACAATATTAATTTAGTTCCTCATAATATAGAAAGTTTTAAAATGTATAAGAATAAATTTAGTAATACTAAAATTCTGGCAGTTGTTGGAAGTGTAGATTTTAATGTAGCCAACACCCCTTTTATACACATAGAGGAACTACTAAATGGATATGGCCTAGATATGCTAAACAAAATAATAGAAGGTACATTCAATGCCAATAGTATTACAAATATAAAAGAAACAAATCTATCATACAACAGTTTAATAATAAACTTTATGACCCAAAACTTAGAGCTTTTGGACTCTGTTAAATTGTTCAACTATGTCAATTCTTCCTTATTTACAATAATAGAATTAATAGATGAAAACTTAAAGAGCAAATTTAAGCTAGGATATATACTACATTGCTCTTTTATGATAGAAAGATGTTTTAAAAATACAACTTTTCCATATAATAACATTACTGAATTAATTAGTAAAAATCATGAACTATATAGTTTAATACGTGAAGCCTTTAAGCCAACAGAAGCTTATTTTAATATTTTGATACCAGACGAAGAAATTGCTTATATAATAGACATGATTAATGAGTATCTAAATAAATAA
- a CDS encoding threonine/serine exporter family protein, with the protein MDIDRILNFSSNAGKAMLQSGGETYRVEETIARICQSFGIDHVDVFATPTAVMASVFVDGKLHSAIKRISSRRVDLNLVHEVNSLSRAISINNLDIELCEKILDEISEDNYYSDLITIFFAGIAAATFSILFGGNVEEFIAAFTVGILTKFVIMYLSKSSLNDFFVNAIGAVIIASCSILILKLGFIKTLDHLIAGAIMLLVPGLALTNALRDLLDGQLISGLAKLAEVFFVGVSIAVGMFLVLGLYFKLGGI; encoded by the coding sequence GTGGATATAGATAGAATTTTAAACTTTTCCTCAAATGCAGGTAAAGCTATGTTGCAAAGTGGAGGAGAAACCTATAGAGTTGAAGAAACGATAGCTAGAATATGTCAATCTTTTGGAATAGACCACGTAGATGTATTTGCAACTCCAACAGCTGTAATGGCATCTGTATTTGTAGATGGGAAATTACATTCAGCAATTAAAAGAATAAGCTCAAGAAGAGTAGACCTAAACTTGGTTCATGAAGTTAACTCATTATCAAGAGCAATAAGTATAAATAATTTAGATATTGAATTATGTGAGAAAATTTTAGATGAAATAAGTGAAGATAACTATTACTCGGATTTAATAACAATATTTTTTGCAGGTATTGCAGCAGCAACTTTTTCGATATTATTTGGAGGAAATGTGGAAGAATTTATAGCTGCATTTACTGTTGGGATTCTGACTAAGTTTGTTATTATGTATTTAAGTAAATCTTCCCTTAATGACTTTTTTGTAAATGCAATTGGAGCAGTTATTATAGCTTCTTGTTCAATTTTAATTTTAAAGCTCGGATTCATAAAGACGTTAGACCATTTAATAGCAGGAGCAATAATGCTCTTAGTTCCCGGGCTTGCTTTGACTAATGCATTAAGAGATTTGTTAGATGGACAGTTGATTTCTGGTCTTGCAAAATTAGCAGAAGTATTTTTTGTAGGTGTATCTATAGCAGTAGGAATGTTCTTGGTACTTGGATTGTACTTCAAGTTAGGGGGGATATAA